The following nucleotide sequence is from Atribacterota bacterium.
GGTAGCTTTGATGTTGATCATTCCATGGTATAAGGTCTTCCGGATGGAAAGGAAAAAGGAACAAGAAGAACTTAAACGTATGGAAAAACAAGCCCTGAAAGAAAGGTGAATGGGCCATGGCTGACTTAATGCTCAAAAATGTTTGGAAAAAGTATGGGGAAGTTGTAGCGCTAAAAGGAATCAATCTTCATGTGCATGATGGAGAGCTTGTTACCATTCTTGGTCCCTCTGGTGCCGGCAAGACTTCACTTTTACAAACCATTGCTGGAGTAGAAGAGATACAGGTAGGAGAGATTTATATTGGAGGACAACAGGTAGCGAGTCTTCCCCCTTTCCAGCGGAACGTAGCGATGATTTTTGAGACCTATGCGCTTTATCCGAACAAAACGGTTTATGAAAACATGGCTTTCCCCTTGCGTTCGCCTTATATTAAGTTTCCCGAAGAGGAGATTGATAAGCGGGTGAAAGAGGTCAGCACGATGTTGCAAATCGACTGGCTTTTGGATCGGAATGTGGCTCAGCTTTCGGGAGGACAGAAGCAGCGAGTTGCTTTAGGGAGAATGTTAGTTCGCAACCCCCGGCTTTTTCTAATGGATGAGCCTATTGCGCATCTTGATGCCAAACTCCGTCATCGTCTGCGGGCTGAGCTGAAAAATATTCAAAGAACATTTGGTATTAC
It contains:
- a CDS encoding ABC transporter ATP-binding protein, whose protein sequence is MADLMLKNVWKKYGEVVALKGINLHVHDGELVTILGPSGAGKTSLLQTIAGVEEIQVGEIYIGGQQVASLPPFQRNVAMIFETYALYPNKTVYENMAFPLRSPYIKFPEEEIDKRVKEVSTMLQIDWLLDRNVAQLSGGQKQRVALGRMLVRNPRLFLMDEPIAHLDAKLRHRLRAELKNIQRTFGITTLYTTHDYREALGMGDRVVILNQGVIVQVGTPDDIYNVPQNEFVAGLVGDPPMNFFDGTFVESDGGLLVQTRAFQQMVPDDIVNRLRSLRDNRVKVGLRPSDISISKEEISYGFGARVYVVEPLGVVKVITLEREGVKFQIKYMGDESFEMGETTFFHFPPERLYFFNPETGLNLLISE